Proteins from a genomic interval of Diprion similis isolate iyDipSimi1 chromosome 10, iyDipSimi1.1, whole genome shotgun sequence:
- the LOC124411842 gene encoding DNA topoisomerase 2-binding protein 1 isoform X1: MKNRMTSEGSQVDSDLNIYFVITRDQKDENDCSSDMWHAFNSCDEHELSPKWIKENLCDNLTPGKKDVFVLEEFEGPTFTYLRKFKCSRIVGPRCLLSCFMTGEPIPEGTSPVFTTAMRGLVVSVSGLTSEAKENVGRKVEYMGGVYSRQLRNSVTHLIANFVMSEKYEKAVEQKIPIMTENWVTAVWEASLVENVRATSSRFDDYKCPVFMNLVVTSTNLSKRKKEIKQLITDNGGIFMGALDGAKVKIVVAPEDSMLSEKLKYALQNNIACVTPQWVHHSVKHGYALPFSDYLVKTTKKCSTPEKSNVNASLNFSTISTITADSNQNGFVNETMMTTMSSTIQERSPLENRAAYVEVLARLNIHQAKMAGSFLDGCNIYLTGFPMDHREKLNRILNVGSATRLDDISDAVTHVIVGDPGKALPEIKSMKSMGLSPHFLTIDWLEESMKIKSTAAEEDFKYELSEGVSDEKKVEPPSPLSKKNLQLLQKPKRPPVPVFNIDKEMNPVKVTEEPDLIQEYLRSNAPSVANKSLKELLQSPNESTLENDRHSDAKTVTNGSCHTDERRVSGLSDDSTIPITQPSETNVRILEGLTFILTGFEDQEETELSSSITTLGGKIVPNSYKGIPDYGVVPLFGAPLKHTVNEIVTDLFIEDCIDLETVVEIKYYYKPISLSKDATPLTNCVIAMSSYTGKERTFLSNVAEALGARYQDTFARKTYLNRNTYGCTHLVCPTPEGSKYNAAVKWKLPAVTADWLLACLAQERRVDERPYLVGETTIADDRTEEPKTGTPNQNKIDPVIGEMGPPSNANIRQIITPKRNLPSLQSSCSSSEMTPINKRLSIGDYKTPPSPFHVSTPDTPYGQCFKPNPSPETRKRWLKWADDLPDMFVQEPPLKRRAPSTPLSELKRQLMVELKKPFVRKEVQNPAADNDEAATVSEDIPNPVEGKDASGSPLPTNTPIKKVLSYDDENTPTKTDQINLQLAELDQVLQASTPESRPSSSSDSAKQPIYDSEPVDHITKCPVKDSQPDTVGWEDPVHTVLRRKSTIPEDVEYEDVESAPETTVLTDTGKEIQSKPKFMLSGIKDRGDYEKVIVELGGDFSKEPNYDPSATHLLCMKLARNEKLLASIAAGKWVLHCYYLRDSEEAGTFLDEEKYEWGNPKSKNIIPNPATDTERQMAAAAHRWRLKLTANPGGAFRNMVALLIGPKEKCQQFQRLICAGGGTVVEARPPYNTSPKSKKITHCFIQVKQIDQPVDWAMMASKGILCFLPQYLSDHLTTERQLNPKDCVLPEFRKYLSLLPK, from the exons atgaaaaacaGAATGACCAGCGAAGGAAGTCAGGTGGATTCcgatttgaatatatattttgtcatAACGAGAGATCAGAAAGATGAGAATGATTGCTCAAGCGACATGTGGCACGCATTTAAC AGCTGTGACGAACACGAATTATCACCAAAatggataaaagaaaatttatgcgaCAACTTAACACCAGGAAAGAAAGATGTGTTTGTATTGGAAGAATTTGAAGGGCCAACGTTTAcatatttaagaaaatttaaatgcTC cAGAATAGTTGGGCCACGATGTTTACTCAGCTGTTTCATGACCGGGGAACCAATTCCCGAAGGAACCAGCCCGGTATTCACAACGGCAATGAGAGGCCTGGTGGTCAGTGTGTCTGGTCTCACTTCAGAGGCAAAA GAAAATGTAGGAAGGAAGGTAGAATACATGGGGGGTGTTTATTCGCGACAGTTGCGAAACAGTGTCACACATTTGATTGCAAATTTCGTCATGTCTGAGAAGTACGAG AAAGctgttgaacaaaaaataccAATTATGACCGAAAATTGGGTAACAGCAGTATGGGAAGCAAGTCTTGTGGAAAATGTACGAGCTACTAGCAGTAGATTTGATGATTACAAGTGTCCTGTCTTCATGAATCTCGTTGTTACCTCAACCAATttatcaaaacgaaaaaaggagATTAAACAATTGATCACTGATAATGGTGGT atatttatGGGAGCTTTGGATGGCGCCAAAGTAAAGATCGTTGTAGCGCCAGAAGATTCAATGCTCAGTGAAAAGCTTAAGTATGCATTACAGAATAACATCGCCTGCGTTACACCGCAATGGGTTCATCACAGTGTAAAGCACGGTTATGCCCTGCCGTTCTCAGACTACTTAGtcaaaactacaaaaaaatgttcaacacCTGAGAAATCTAATG TTAACGCATCATTAAACTTTTCCACTATAAGTACCATAACAGCAGATTCAAATCAAAATGGTTTTGTCAATGAAACTATGATGACAACAATGTCCAGTACCATTCAAGAACGATCACCGCTGGAAAACAgag CTGCTTATGTGGAAGTGCTGGCCAGGCTTAATATTCACCAGGCAAAAATGGCAGGGTCATTTTTAGATGGTTGCAAT ATCTACTTGACCGGATTTCCAATGGATCACAGAGAAAAGTTGAACCGCATATTAAATGTAGGAAGTGCAACGCGATTAGACGACATATCGGATGCTGTGACTCATGTTATTGTTGGAGATCCAGGCAAAGCATTGcctgaaataaaatcaatgaaatcAATGGGACTGAG TCcgcattttttaacaatagaCTGGTTGGAagaaagtatgaaaataaaaagcacTGCTGCAGAAGAAGACTTCAAGTATGAGCTAAGCGAAGGCGTGTCTGATGAGAAAAAAGTGGAACCACCTTCTCCGCTTAGCAAAaag AATTTACAATTACTCCAAAAACCCAAGAGACCACCAGTACCAGTGTTCAATATTGACAAGGAAATGAATCCAGTTAAAGTAACCGAAGAACCTGATCTTATTCAAGAATATCTCAGGTCAAATGCACCTA GTGTAGCCAACAAATCGCTCAAAGAACTTTTACAGTCACCGAATGAGTCGACACTAGAAAACGATAGACACAGTGACGCGAAAACTGTCACCAACGGTAGTTGTCATACAGACGAACGCCGCGTTTCAGGATTAAGCGATGACTCCACAATACCCATAACACAACCATCTGAAACTAATGTCCGGATTCTGGAGG gtttaacttttattttaactGGATTTGAAGATCAAGAAGAAACTGAGCTATCGTCTAGCATAACCACATTGGGAGGAAAAATAGTTCCAAATTCCTACAAAGGTATCCCTGATTACGGTGTGGTACCATTATTCGGCGCTCCGCTGAAGCATACAGTAAATGAAATAGTTACAGACTTATTCATC GAAGATTGTATAGACTTGGAGACAGTAGTTGAGATCAAGTATTATTACAAACCCATCTCTTTGAGTAAAGACGCTACACCATTGACAAACTGTGTCATTGCAATGAGCTCATACACGGGAAAGGAGAGAACATTTCTGTCAAACGTAGCTGAGGCCCTTGGTGCGAG GTATCAAGATACATTTGCTCGTAAAACTTACTTGAACAGAAACACATATGGATGTACACATCTGGTCTGTCCCACGCCGGAAGGAAGTAAATACAACGCAGCAGTTAAGTGGAAACTTCCGGCTGTAACTGCCGATTGGCTTTTAGCTTGTCTGGCTCAAGAGCGCCGGGTAGATGAACGCCCGTACCTTGTTGGTGAAACAACCATAG CTGATGACAGAACCGAAGAGCCCAAAACTGGAACCCCAAATCAAAACAAGATAGATCCAGTTATTGGTGAAATGGGACCGCCTTCAAATGCAAATATTAGACAAATTATAACTCCGAAACGGAATTTACCATCTCTTCAG AGTTCCTGTTCGTCTTCTGAGATGACACCTATAAACAAGAGGCTCAGCATTGGCGATTATAAAACTCCACCATCCCCATTTCACGTATCCACCCCAGATACACCATATGGACAGTGTTTCAAACCAAATCCATCTCCAGAAACGAGGAAAAGGTGGTTGAAGTGGGCAGATGACTTGCCTGATATGTTTGTGCAGGAACCACCGTTGAAACGTCGAGCACCTAGTACC CCACTTTCGGAACTGAAAAGACAATTAATGGTGGAATTGAAAAAACCATTCGTCCGTAAGGAAGTTCAA AATCCTGCAGCAGACAATGATGAAGCTGCGACTGTATCAGAGGATATTCCAAACCCAGTCGAGGGGAAAGATGCAAGCGGATCACCGCTGCCCACTAATACACcaataaaaaaagtattgtCATACGATGACGAGAATACTCCTACAAAAACAgatcaaataaattt ACAACTTGCTGAACTTGATCAAGTTCTACAAGCCTCGACCCCAGAGTCTCGACCCTCCTCTTCTTCCGATTCTGCAAAACAACCTATATACGATTCTGAACCTGTCGATCATATAACAAAGT gccctgtTAAAGACTCACAGCCTGATACTGTTGGTTGGGAGGATCCAGTCCATACAGTGTTACGTCGAAAG TCCACCATACCTGAGGACGTCGAATATGAAGATGTAGAAAGTGCGCCAGAAACGACGGTCCTGACAGACACTGGCAAGGAAATCCAGAGTAAACCCAAATTCATGCTCTCTGGAATAAAG GATCGAGGTGATTACGAAAAAGTAATAGTAGAATTAGGTGGTGATTTTTCAAAGGAACCAAACTATGATCCGTCAGCGACTCATCTTCTGTGTATGAAGCTTGCACGGAATGAAAAACTCCTTGCAAGTATAGCTGCCGGGAAATGGGTACTCCACTGTTACTACTTAAGAGATTCTGAAGAAGCAGGAACGTTTCTCGAT GAGGAAAAATACGAGTGGGGTAATCCTaagagtaaaaatattattccaaaCCCTGCTACCGACACTGAGAGACAAATGGCAGCTGCTGCTCACAGATGGAGGCTAAAATTGACAGCAAATCCAGGTGGTGCTTTTCGTAATATGGTGGCTCTGCTCATAGGTCCAAAGGAGAAATGCCAGCAGTTTCAAAGACTAATTTGTGCTGGTGGCGGAACAGTTGTCGAAGCCAG ACCGCCTTACAACACGAGTCCTAAGTCGAAGAAAATAACTCACTGTTTCATACAAGTTAAGCAGATCGACCAGCCAGTAGACTGGGCAATGATGGCAAGCAAGGGAATACTTTGTTTTTTACCCCAATACCTCAGCGATCATTTGACAACGGAAAGACAGCTCAATCCAAAAGACTGTGTATTACCTGAATTCAGAAAATATCTTTCTCTCTTGCcaaaataa